A single Dechloromonas denitrificans DNA region contains:
- a CDS encoding DUF4844 domain-containing protein produces the protein MTSIVVKVFVALIAIAAFFLAIGLSGAAFFLWPTSLTDQELKITPEVLAELQKLKEERKFSEDKNTFYPGAPSEAIRASAQASVDAIIHSLVTGLPANPRRSVVLGTFKRALAGLEQHDSEERDQVLIYLERIMSIVGVTSSGELLNVWRYGFPYGWFQHA, from the coding sequence ATGACATCCATTGTCGTGAAAGTATTTGTCGCTCTAATTGCTATTGCGGCATTTTTCCTTGCAATTGGTCTTTCAGGCGCCGCGTTCTTTCTTTGGCCTACGAGCCTCACCGATCAGGAACTCAAAATCACGCCTGAAGTTCTAGCGGAGCTCCAAAAATTGAAGGAAGAGCGGAAGTTTAGTGAAGATAAAAATACTTTTTACCCCGGCGCTCCGAGTGAAGCTATTCGCGCCAGCGCCCAGGCGTCAGTTGATGCAATCATTCACTCGTTAGTTACTGGGTTACCTGCAAATCCAAGACGCTCGGTTGTACTTGGTACGTTCAAGCGTGCCTTGGCAGGGTTGGAGCAGCACGACTCCGAAGAACGAGACCAAGTCCTTATTTATCTCGAACGCATCATGTCTATTGTCGGGGTCACCAGCTCAGGTGAGCTATTAAATGTCTGGCGCTACGGTTTCCCGTATGGGTGGTTTCAGCACGCCTAA
- a CDS encoding TRADD-N-associated membrane domain-containing protein has protein sequence MLFDPYISFFESLVKAWKRDDKRVRAALLLATAATAIAISIALFAQSGLVDKKITETIAGVIGALAGLVAVGVAAYQGLAEQEAREQKIETVEQRLREHPEKPQLAWDLARVKLESYLDRNLSQVRSIYWLTLIVMLCGFGFVSYGLFQASQNPEKLPVSIVAAASGVLISFIGGSFLLIYRSILAQSKEYVTVLERINAVGMAVQVIATIPEASAELKSQTKAELAKQLLTLYAHSGSPSAGDSMPKV, from the coding sequence ATGCTCTTCGACCCGTACATATCGTTTTTTGAATCGCTGGTAAAGGCATGGAAGCGTGATGACAAGCGTGTTCGGGCAGCACTATTGCTGGCAACTGCGGCCACAGCTATCGCCATCTCGATCGCGCTGTTTGCCCAATCCGGGTTGGTCGACAAAAAGATCACCGAAACAATTGCTGGAGTAATCGGGGCACTAGCCGGGCTTGTCGCGGTTGGCGTTGCGGCATACCAAGGCCTCGCAGAGCAAGAGGCCCGAGAACAAAAGATCGAGACGGTGGAACAGCGCCTTCGCGAACACCCCGAGAAACCCCAACTCGCATGGGATCTCGCTAGGGTCAAGCTCGAAAGCTACCTAGATCGCAACCTCAGCCAGGTACGGTCGATATATTGGCTCACCCTGATCGTCATGCTCTGCGGCTTTGGCTTTGTTAGCTACGGGCTGTTTCAGGCATCCCAGAATCCCGAAAAGCTACCCGTATCAATTGTTGCTGCCGCTTCTGGCGTACTCATTAGCTTCATTGGCGGCTCTTTCCTGCTCATCTATCGGTCGATTTTGGCTCAGTCCAAGGAATACGTCACCGTCCTTGAGAGAATAAACGCCGTTGGCATGGCGGTACAGGTCATCGCAACAATCCCTGAGGCGAGCGCTGAGCTAAAGAGCCAAACAAAGGCAGAGCTTGCCAAACAGCTCTTAACCCTGTACGCGCACTCTGGCTCGCCAAGCGCTGGCGATAGCATGCCTAAGGTCTAA
- a CDS encoding nucleoside deaminase encodes MDEFMQAAIDEARLGLAEGGIPIGSVIVHQGRIIGRGHNRRVQQGSAILHGEMDAFENAGRQPPQVYREAVLYTTLSPCAMCSGAILLYGIPRIVIGENRTFLGEEELLRTRGVELEVLQNPVCVALMQDFIAAKPELWNEDIGQPATGC; translated from the coding sequence ATGGACGAATTCATGCAAGCGGCAATCGACGAGGCCAGGCTTGGCCTAGCCGAAGGCGGCATCCCGATCGGCTCGGTCATCGTTCATCAAGGGCGCATCATCGGCCGCGGACACAACCGCCGGGTCCAGCAAGGCAGCGCCATCCTGCACGGCGAAATGGACGCCTTTGAAAATGCCGGCCGTCAGCCGCCGCAGGTCTATCGCGAGGCGGTGCTCTACACCACGCTGTCGCCCTGCGCCATGTGCAGCGGCGCCATCCTGCTCTACGGCATCCCGCGAATCGTCATCGGCGAAAATAGGACCTTCCTCGGCGAAGAAGAATTGCTGCGGACCCGCGGGGTGGAGCTCGAAGTCCTCCAGAACCCGGTCTGCGTCGCGCTGATGCAGGACTTCATCGCCGCCAAACCCGAACTCTGGAACGAGGATATCGGCCAGCCGGCGACGGGTTGTTAA
- a CDS encoding zinc-dependent peptidase, whose translation MGLFDWFKPDKAGAIPDALWAQTIAGLPFLGDLAADEQASLKLLAEQFLAEKEFSTAGGLELTDEICVAIAAQGCLPILHLGLAAYRDWVGIIVYPNEFIVPRHVQDEAGVVHEYADVLSGEAWQGGPLLVSWHDVQMAGDGYNVVIHEFAHKLDMLNGEADGMPALHSGIGEAEWQRIFTAAYDDFCHRVDADEETIIDPYASDSPAEFFAVLSESFFELPDVVNAEYPALYALLKRYYRQDPLQRWPTGA comes from the coding sequence ATGGGCCTGTTCGACTGGTTCAAGCCCGACAAAGCCGGCGCCATTCCCGACGCACTGTGGGCGCAGACCATCGCCGGGCTGCCCTTTCTCGGCGACCTGGCGGCCGACGAGCAAGCCAGCCTGAAATTGCTCGCCGAACAATTCCTCGCTGAAAAGGAATTCAGCACCGCCGGCGGCCTCGAACTCACCGACGAAATCTGCGTCGCCATCGCCGCCCAGGGCTGCCTGCCCATCCTCCATCTCGGCCTCGCCGCCTATCGCGACTGGGTCGGCATCATCGTCTATCCCAACGAATTCATCGTGCCGCGCCACGTCCAGGATGAGGCCGGCGTCGTCCATGAATACGCCGACGTACTCTCCGGCGAAGCCTGGCAGGGCGGCCCATTGCTCGTTTCCTGGCACGACGTGCAGATGGCCGGCGACGGCTACAACGTGGTCATCCACGAATTCGCCCACAAGCTGGACATGCTGAACGGCGAAGCCGACGGCATGCCGGCCCTGCACTCCGGCATCGGCGAAGCCGAGTGGCAGCGCATCTTCACCGCCGCCTACGACGATTTCTGCCACCGCGTCGACGCCGATGAAGAGACGATCATCGACCCCTACGCCAGCGACAGCCCGGCCGAATTCTTCGCCGTGCTCTCGGAAAGCTTCTTCGAATTGCCGGACGTGGTGAATGCCGAATACCCGGCGCTCTACGCCCTGCTCAAACGCTACTACCGGCAGGACCCGCTGCAGCGCTGGCCAACCGGCGCATGA
- a CDS encoding DMT family transporter translates to MTAKHSNFLTNPYLLLTLTALFWSGNMVIGRGVRADVPPMALAFWRWAIAFLLILPLALPHLKSQWPLLKKGWPPILILGLVGVGGYNTFAYIALQYTSATNAVLLNSFIPVATIAISWAFLGKHLRRLEAIGVVVSLCGVMTIVARGDFNVLTHLNLNLGDAWMLGAVLIWAIYTVGLAWRPAGVHPMLMLAAMTLVGLAALFPAYLWEIGQGRQINVNLGSLASLAYIGIFPSFLGYIFYNRGVGEVGANKGSLFIHLMPVFGTLLSVIFLHEIPFWYHYLGIALIFAGIWLTTKK, encoded by the coding sequence ATGACCGCCAAGCACTCAAATTTTCTGACCAACCCCTATCTGCTGCTCACCCTGACCGCCCTCTTCTGGTCCGGCAACATGGTGATCGGCCGCGGCGTCCGGGCCGACGTCCCCCCGATGGCGCTGGCCTTCTGGCGTTGGGCCATCGCCTTCCTGCTGATCCTGCCGCTCGCCCTGCCGCACTTGAAGAGCCAGTGGCCGTTGCTGAAAAAAGGCTGGCCACCGATCCTGATCCTCGGCCTGGTCGGCGTCGGTGGTTACAACACCTTCGCCTACATCGCCCTGCAGTACACCTCGGCGACCAACGCGGTGCTGCTCAACTCCTTCATCCCGGTCGCCACCATCGCCATTTCCTGGGCCTTTCTCGGCAAACATCTGCGCCGCCTCGAAGCCATCGGCGTCGTCGTTTCGCTGTGCGGCGTGATGACCATCGTCGCCCGCGGCGACTTCAATGTGTTGACCCACCTCAACCTCAATCTCGGCGACGCCTGGATGCTCGGCGCGGTCCTGATCTGGGCCATTTATACCGTCGGTCTCGCCTGGCGCCCGGCCGGCGTGCACCCGATGCTGATGCTCGCCGCGATGACCCTGGTCGGCCTGGCCGCACTGTTCCCGGCCTACCTTTGGGAAATCGGCCAGGGTCGCCAGATCAATGTCAATCTCGGTTCGCTGGCCTCGCTGGCCTATATCGGGATTTTCCCCAGCTTCCTCGGCTACATCTTCTACAACCGTGGCGTCGGCGAGGTCGGCGCCAACAAGGGCAGCCTGTTCATCCACCTGATGCCGGTCTTCGGCACGCTGCTCTCGGTCATCTTTCTCCACGAGATACCGTTCTGGTACCACTATCTCGGCATCGCGCTGATCTTCGCCGGCATCTGGCTGACCACGAAAAAGTGA
- a CDS encoding RelA/SpoT family protein, producing MVSVVHSVAAQSDFDQFLAILSVGISADDATRLQKAVEYAWEVYGDKTLGSGERIWSHALGMAVIVAGLRLDADSRMAAVLFAVPSHAEHGIVQIEERFGKAAAHLVNGISRLDKLRPITKGFVAANIEAGEVNPAEMKAQIEVLRKMLLAMVEDIRVVLLRLASRTQTLRYYAANPDDLRVHVARETLELYSPLANRLGVWELKWELEDLSFRFLHPETYKKIAKMLDEKRSEREQFITEAVAKVREELAAAGVNKAEIYGRPKHIYSIWNKMRKKGVEFSEVYDIRALRIIVDDLKDCYTALGIVHNLWSPISKEFDDYISNPKGNQYRSLHTAVQCPDGRNLEVQIRTTEMHRHAELGVAAHWRYKEGSKRTNEDDYDEKIAWLRQLLTWKDEVADSSDWISHYKQAALDETLYVITPQGKVVDLPQGSTPVDFAYRVHTDLGHRCRGARVGGQLVPLNTPLETGQQIEIITAKVGGPSRDWLNPTLGYIHTKSARVKVRAWFSNLALEETLAEGRALVGKELQRSGQTGANIEELSHKLGFSRADDMYIAAARGELNQRQFQSVARGGDLLAETLLPDEVRTKPSKPVEGNQGILIVGVDKLLTQLARCCKPAPPDEIQGFITRGKGISIHRMDCPNFANLAALHPERVIETDWGIQTTGVFATDIVVDAHDRQGLLRDISEIFTREKLNVVGVNTQSKQGKAHMSFTVEVTNLQQMQRTLTLIHDVEGVVGVRRA from the coding sequence ATGGTTTCCGTCGTTCATTCCGTCGCTGCCCAAAGCGACTTCGATCAGTTCCTGGCGATTCTGTCGGTGGGTATTTCCGCCGACGACGCGACGCGTCTGCAAAAGGCCGTCGAGTACGCCTGGGAGGTTTACGGCGACAAGACGCTGGGTAGTGGCGAGCGCATCTGGTCGCACGCGCTGGGCATGGCGGTCATCGTTGCCGGGCTGCGGCTCGACGCCGATTCCCGGATGGCCGCCGTGCTGTTCGCGGTGCCGTCGCATGCCGAACACGGCATCGTCCAGATCGAGGAGCGCTTCGGCAAGGCGGCGGCGCATCTGGTCAATGGCATTTCCCGGCTCGACAAGCTGCGGCCGATCACCAAGGGCTTCGTCGCCGCCAACATCGAAGCCGGTGAAGTCAATCCGGCCGAAATGAAGGCGCAGATCGAAGTGCTGCGCAAGATGCTGCTGGCCATGGTCGAGGACATCCGCGTCGTGCTGCTCCGCCTGGCCAGCCGGACGCAGACCTTGCGCTATTACGCGGCCAATCCGGATGACCTGCGCGTGCATGTCGCGCGCGAAACGCTGGAACTCTATTCGCCGCTCGCCAACCGGCTCGGGGTCTGGGAATTGAAGTGGGAGCTGGAAGACCTGTCGTTCCGCTTCCTGCACCCGGAGACCTACAAGAAAATCGCCAAGATGCTCGACGAAAAGCGGAGCGAGCGCGAGCAGTTCATTACCGAAGCCGTCGCCAAGGTGCGCGAGGAACTGGCAGCGGCGGGGGTCAACAAGGCCGAAATTTACGGTCGGCCGAAGCACATCTACAGCATCTGGAACAAGATGCGGAAGAAGGGGGTCGAGTTCTCCGAGGTCTACGATATCCGTGCCCTGCGCATCATTGTCGACGACCTGAAGGACTGCTATACCGCCCTCGGCATTGTGCACAACCTGTGGTCGCCGATCTCCAAGGAGTTCGATGACTACATCTCGAATCCCAAGGGCAACCAGTACCGCTCGCTGCACACCGCCGTGCAATGCCCGGACGGGCGCAATCTGGAAGTCCAGATTCGCACCACCGAAATGCACCGGCACGCCGAACTGGGTGTCGCCGCCCACTGGCGCTACAAGGAAGGCAGCAAGCGGACGAACGAGGACGATTACGACGAGAAGATCGCCTGGTTGCGCCAACTGCTCACCTGGAAGGACGAAGTCGCCGACAGTTCCGACTGGATCTCCCATTACAAGCAGGCGGCGCTCGACGAAACCCTCTACGTCATCACCCCGCAGGGCAAGGTGGTCGACCTGCCGCAAGGCTCGACGCCGGTCGATTTCGCCTACCGCGTCCATACCGATCTCGGCCATCGCTGCCGGGGCGCCCGGGTCGGCGGTCAGCTGGTGCCGCTCAATACGCCGCTCGAAACCGGCCAGCAGATCGAGATCATCACCGCCAAGGTCGGCGGCCCGTCGCGCGACTGGCTGAATCCGACGCTCGGCTACATCCATACCAAGAGCGCCCGGGTCAAGGTGCGGGCCTGGTTCTCGAACCTGGCGCTGGAAGAAACGCTGGCCGAAGGGCGGGCCCTGGTCGGCAAGGAACTGCAACGCTCCGGCCAGACCGGCGCGAATATCGAGGAACTCTCGCACAAGCTGGGCTTTTCCCGGGCCGACGACATGTATATCGCGGCGGCGCGCGGCGAACTCAACCAGCGGCAGTTCCAGTCGGTGGCGCGCGGCGGCGACCTGCTGGCCGAAACCCTGCTGCCGGACGAGGTGCGGACCAAGCCGAGCAAGCCGGTCGAAGGCAATCAGGGCATCCTGATCGTCGGCGTAGACAAGCTGCTGACCCAGTTGGCGCGCTGCTGCAAGCCGGCGCCGCCCGACGAGATTCAGGGCTTCATCACGCGCGGCAAAGGCATTTCGATCCACCGCATGGATTGCCCCAATTTCGCCAACCTCGCTGCGCTGCATCCCGAGCGCGTCATCGAAACCGACTGGGGCATCCAGACCACCGGCGTTTTCGCCACCGACATCGTGGTCGATGCGCACGACCGGCAGGGCTTGCTGCGCGATATTTCCGAAATTTTCACCCGTGAAAAGCTCAACGTCGTCGGCGTCAATACGCAGTCCAAGCAGGGCAAGGCGCACATGAGCTTTACCGTCGAAGTGACCAATCTGCAACAGATGCAGCGAACCCTGACGCTGATCCACGACGTCGAAGGCGTGGTGGGCGTCCGGCGAGCCTGA
- a CDS encoding LiaI-LiaF-like domain-containing protein, with protein MKGNFAAIALILSGALVLAVNLDWLDIDVMTLLRKWWPMGLVVLGIALYFTPDDSDSKKAG; from the coding sequence ATGAAAGGGAATTTCGCAGCGATTGCCCTGATCCTGAGCGGGGCGCTCGTCCTGGCCGTCAATCTCGACTGGCTGGATATCGATGTCATGACCCTGTTGCGCAAATGGTGGCCGATGGGGCTGGTCGTCCTCGGCATTGCGCTGTATTTCACGCCGGACGACAGCGACAGCAAGAAAGCCGGCTAA
- the trmA gene encoding tRNA (uridine(54)-C5)-methyltransferase TrmA: MPLQNIVPAEYDAQLADKVALFQQAFAPLGVAELTVAASTPLHYRLRAEFRMFHDKGRVDYAMFAPADRKVPVVIESFPVAVESICELMPRLRDRLQASNTLKDGLFQVDFLATLSGEMLVTLIYHRPLAQRWEAAARGLAADLKVQIIGRSRKQKVVLERDWVIEQFELNGRQLSYQQIEASFTQPNGQVNRQMLAWACQQATGLGGDLLELYCGNGNFTVALAPLFARVLATEVSTSSVKAAQYNMAANQLANVAVVRLASEDISAALAGSKVLKELQGIELSDYRFSTLFVDPPRAGLDAQTLELASRFDNILYISCNPQSLQDNVSALQATHEIAAAAVFDQFPYTHHLESGLLLKRRP, from the coding sequence ATGCCGCTACAGAATATCGTTCCCGCCGAGTACGACGCGCAACTGGCCGACAAGGTCGCCCTGTTCCAACAAGCTTTCGCCCCGCTCGGTGTTGCCGAACTCACCGTGGCCGCCTCGACACCGCTGCATTACCGCCTGCGCGCCGAGTTCCGGATGTTCCACGACAAGGGACGGGTCGATTACGCGATGTTCGCCCCGGCCGACCGGAAGGTGCCGGTGGTCATCGAGAGCTTCCCGGTCGCCGTCGAATCGATCTGCGAGCTGATGCCACGCCTGCGCGACCGTCTGCAAGCCAGCAACACCTTGAAGGATGGTCTTTTCCAGGTCGATTTCCTGGCCACGTTGAGTGGTGAAATGCTCGTCACGCTGATCTACCACCGTCCGCTCGCCCAGCGTTGGGAGGCGGCCGCCCGGGGACTGGCCGCCGACCTCAAGGTGCAGATTATCGGGCGGAGCAGAAAGCAGAAGGTCGTGCTCGAACGCGACTGGGTCATCGAACAATTCGAGCTGAATGGCCGCCAGCTCAGCTACCAGCAAATCGAGGCCAGTTTCACCCAGCCCAACGGCCAGGTGAACCGCCAGATGCTGGCCTGGGCCTGTCAGCAGGCGACCGGCCTCGGTGGCGACCTGCTTGAACTGTACTGCGGCAACGGCAATTTCACCGTGGCGCTGGCGCCGCTGTTCGCGCGCGTCCTCGCCACCGAAGTCAGCACCTCGTCGGTCAAGGCGGCGCAGTACAACATGGCGGCCAATCAGCTCGCCAATGTGGCGGTGGTCCGCCTGGCCAGCGAAGACATCAGCGCCGCGCTGGCCGGCAGCAAGGTTCTCAAGGAACTGCAGGGCATCGAGCTGAGCGACTACCGCTTTTCAACCCTGTTCGTCGATCCGCCGCGCGCCGGGCTCGACGCGCAAACCCTTGAACTGGCGAGCCGCTTCGACAATATCCTGTATATCTCGTGCAATCCGCAATCGCTGCAGGACAACGTCAGCGCGCTGCAGGCCACGCACGAAATCGCGGCCGCCGCGGTGTTCGACCAGTTCCCCTACACCCATCATCTGGAGAGCGGGCTGCTGCTCAAACGGCGGCCCTGA
- a CDS encoding cbb3-type cytochrome oxidase subunit 3, with product MDINELRSLLTVAGLLCFLAIVAWAYSKKRQKEFDEAANLPFTDPEELDEQRKKLLLRH from the coding sequence ATGGATATCAACGAACTGCGCTCGCTCCTTACCGTCGCCGGCTTGCTGTGCTTTCTGGCGATCGTCGCCTGGGCCTACAGCAAAAAGCGCCAGAAGGAGTTCGACGAAGCGGCCAACCTGCCCTTCACCGACCCCGAAGAACTCGACGAGCAGCGCAAGAAACTGCTGCTCCGCCACTGA
- the ccoN gene encoding cytochrome-c oxidase, cbb3-type subunit I — protein MSEIQKTYNDKVVRQFAVMTVIWGIVGMLVGVIIAAQLVWPELNVGPYFHFGRLRPLHTNAVIFAFGGSALFATSYYVVQRTCHARLWGGPLIPLTFWGWQLVIVLAAITLPLGMTQGKEYAELEWPIDLLIAVVWISYAVVFFGTIAKRTVSHIYVANWFYGAFIIAVALLHIVNSMAVPVSLTKSYSMYSGAQDAMIQWWYGHNAVGFFLTAGFLGMMYYFVPKQAGRPVYSYRLSIVHFWALIFTYMWAGPHHLHYTALPDWTQSVGMVFSLILLAPSWGGMINGIMTLSGAWHKLRDDPILKFLITSLSFYGMSTFEGPMMAIKSVNALSHYTDWTIGHVHSGALGWVAMVSIGSIYFLLPKLFGRTEMYNHQLVTVHFWLATIGTVLYIASMWIAGVMQGLMWRAVNIDGTLAYSFVEGVKGSYPFWAIRWLGGIFFLSGMLLMAYNMFRTIAVGKIAAVPVLVPAQHHA, from the coding sequence ATGTCTGAAATACAAAAAACATACAACGACAAGGTCGTCCGGCAATTTGCCGTCATGACCGTTATCTGGGGCATCGTCGGCATGCTCGTCGGCGTCATCATCGCCGCCCAACTGGTCTGGCCGGAGTTGAACGTCGGACCGTACTTCCATTTCGGCCGCCTGCGTCCGCTGCACACCAACGCGGTCATTTTCGCCTTCGGCGGCAGCGCGCTGTTCGCCACCTCCTACTATGTCGTGCAGCGCACCTGCCATGCCCGACTGTGGGGCGGCCCGCTGATCCCGCTGACCTTCTGGGGCTGGCAACTGGTCATCGTGCTGGCGGCGATCACGCTGCCGCTGGGCATGACGCAGGGCAAGGAATACGCCGAACTGGAATGGCCGATCGACCTGCTGATCGCCGTCGTCTGGATCTCCTACGCCGTGGTCTTCTTCGGCACGATAGCCAAGCGGACGGTGTCGCATATCTACGTCGCCAACTGGTTCTACGGCGCCTTCATCATTGCCGTCGCCCTGCTCCACATCGTCAACAGCATGGCGGTGCCGGTCTCGCTGACCAAGTCCTACTCGATGTATTCCGGGGCGCAGGACGCGATGATCCAATGGTGGTACGGCCACAACGCGGTCGGCTTCTTCCTGACCGCCGGCTTCCTCGGCATGATGTACTACTTCGTGCCGAAGCAGGCCGGGCGCCCGGTGTATTCCTACCGCCTGTCGATCGTGCACTTCTGGGCGCTGATCTTCACCTACATGTGGGCCGGCCCGCACCACCTGCACTACACCGCGCTGCCGGACTGGACGCAATCGGTCGGCATGGTCTTCTCGCTGATCCTGCTGGCGCCCTCCTGGGGCGGTATGATCAACGGCATCATGACGCTGTCCGGCGCCTGGCATAAGCTGCGCGACGATCCCATCCTGAAGTTCCTGATCACCTCGTTGTCCTTCTACGGCATGTCGACCTTCGAAGGCCCGATGATGGCCATCAAGTCGGTCAATGCGCTGTCGCATTACACTGACTGGACCATCGGCCACGTCCATTCCGGCGCCCTCGGCTGGGTGGCGATGGTCTCGATCGGCTCGATCTACTTCCTGCTGCCCAAGCTGTTCGGCCGCACCGAGATGTACAACCACCAGCTGGTGACCGTCCATTTCTGGCTGGCCACCATCGGCACCGTGCTCTACATCGCCTCGATGTGGATTGCCGGCGTGATGCAGGGCCTGATGTGGCGGGCGGTCAATATCGACGGCACGCTGGCCTACAGCTTCGTCGAAGGGGTCAAGGGTTCCTACCCGTTCTGGGCGATTCGCTGGCTGGGCGGCATTTTCTTCCTGTCCGGCATGCTGCTGATGGCCTACAACATGTTCCGCACCATCGCCGTCGGCAAGATCGCCGCCGTGCCGGTCCTGGTGCCGGCCCAACACCACGCCTGA
- a CDS encoding GGDEF domain-containing protein: MTTDSRMGIRLAQLHLYVDIHLHDRYLAPPLAVVVAALLTNWVPVLWAVLWAVVELLIIANYIRVYRAFKRSDVQPRDERRWARRIALAHGAHMLAWSSLVFWAWHPDSFPSLVFIMLVHMGLIALTTSMSNAHMRLLSLDMIFPVLALLGPPLVDPSWFNIGLSLLGGGFSALMIQVGRQINAYSTEALDLRQRNEILIQELESQASRDSLTGIVNRRYFLATAGKHLQAAHQHGNPLALMIIDLDHFKQVNDQYGHLGGDEVLVAVVDACVGHLRSGDCFGRLGGEEFALLLPDSSLPEALETAERLRQATAALALTVQGNIVRPTISIGITLLQAGDDSLSSLLHRADLAMYAAKMQGRNRVICAEQCPPENTPDLLPALQPQP, translated from the coding sequence ATGACGACAGACTCACGAATGGGCATTCGGCTCGCCCAGCTGCATCTCTACGTCGATATCCATCTGCACGACCGCTATCTGGCGCCGCCGCTGGCCGTGGTGGTCGCCGCGCTGCTGACCAACTGGGTACCGGTGCTGTGGGCCGTCTTGTGGGCGGTGGTGGAACTGCTGATCATCGCCAACTACATCCGCGTCTATCGGGCCTTCAAGCGCAGCGACGTTCAGCCGCGCGACGAACGGCGCTGGGCCAGGCGCATTGCGCTGGCGCACGGGGCGCACATGCTGGCCTGGTCGTCGCTGGTTTTCTGGGCCTGGCACCCGGACAGTTTCCCCAGCCTGGTCTTCATCATGCTGGTGCATATGGGCCTGATCGCGCTGACCACCTCGATGAGCAACGCGCATATGCGCCTACTCTCGCTCGACATGATCTTCCCGGTGCTCGCCCTGCTCGGTCCGCCGCTGGTCGATCCGAGCTGGTTCAATATCGGCTTGAGCCTGCTGGGCGGCGGCTTCAGCGCCCTGATGATCCAGGTCGGCCGGCAGATCAACGCCTACTCGACCGAAGCCCTGGATCTGCGCCAGCGCAACGAGATCCTGATTCAGGAACTGGAGTCGCAGGCATCCCGGGATTCATTGACGGGCATCGTCAATCGCCGCTATTTCCTGGCGACCGCCGGCAAGCATCTGCAGGCCGCGCATCAACACGGCAACCCGCTGGCCCTGATGATCATCGACCTCGATCACTTCAAGCAAGTCAATGACCAGTACGGTCACCTCGGCGGCGACGAAGTGCTGGTCGCCGTCGTTGATGCCTGCGTCGGGCACCTGCGAAGCGGCGACTGTTTCGGCCGCCTGGGCGGCGAGGAGTTCGCGCTGCTCTTGCCCGATTCGTCCTTGCCGGAAGCGCTGGAAACGGCGGAGCGCCTGCGCCAGGCGACCGCAGCGCTGGCGCTGACGGTGCAGGGCAATATTGTCCGGCCGACCATCAGCATCGGCATCACGCTGCTGCAAGCCGGCGACGACAGCCTGTCCAGCCTGTTGCACCGGGCCGATCTGGCGATGTATGCGGCCAAGATGCAGGGGCGCAACCGGGTCATCTGCGCCGAGCAGTGCCCCCCGGAAAATACGCCGGATCTGCTGCCGGCCCTGCAGCCCCAGCCTTAG